AACAAGGCCCGGAAGATCTACACCCATCTGAACAATACCAACCCCGTACTCATTGAGGACTCGGACCAGCGCCGGGCGGTTGAAGCGGCCGGCTGGGAGGTGGCCTTCGATGGCATGGACTTTGAGGTGTAAGCCGTGAGTGCAACACACATGTGGAGCCGGGAAGAATTCGTCCAGCGCCTGCGCGCGGTGGGCGAGGCCGGCTACCACGACAAGCATCCGTTTCATATCCTGATGCACGAGGGCAGGCTGACCAAGCGCCAGTTGCAGGCCTGGATTGAGAACCGCTTCTACTACCAGACGATCATCCCCAAAAAAGACGCGGCGATCATGGCCCGCATCGAAGACCCGGCGGTTCGGCGGGCCTGGATTCAGCGCATTCTCGACCACGACGGCACCACCGACAACCCCGACGGCGGGATCCATAAGTGGCTGGTCCTGGGCGAGGCGGCCGGTCTTGCGCGCCAAGACATGGTTGCGCTGCGCTATGTGCTGCCCGGCGTGCGCTTTGCGGTTGACGCCTATCTGACCTATGTCAAAGACCACTCGCTGATGGAGGCTGTGGCCTCGTCGCTGACCGAACTGTTTGCCCCGAGCCTGATGGCCCGACGCCTGCCAGCCTTCGAGGAGCACTACCCGTGGGTCGAACAGCAGGGGCTGGAGTATTTTCGGGCCCGTCTGAGCCAGGCGCCGCGCGACGTTGAATTCGGCCTTGAGTATGTGATTCAAGAGTGCCATACGCGGGAGCAGCAGGAGCAGGCCATCCTGGCCCTGAGAACCAAGTGCCATATCCTGTGGTGCCTGCTCGACGCTGTCCATTTCGCGTATGTCTCTCCGGGCCTGCTGCCGCCGCTGTGGGGGGAATAAGACCGTCGTCCAGAGGCACACGTATGTCTGAGTCGCAAGAAACCTGGCGTCCCCGGCTGGCCGCAAAAGCCCGTCTGCGGTGGGATAAGATCGAGCAGCAACACATGCTGATGTTTCCCGAAGCCGCGCTCAAGCTGAACGCCACCGCCGCCGAGGTGCTCAAGCTGTGTGATGGAGAACGGACCGTGGCTCAGATCGTCGACGCCCTGCTGGACAAGTTTCCCACCGCCGAGCGCCAGGTGGTCGAAGACAACGTCACGCAGTTGCTGACCCGCATCCGCAGCCGCGGGCTGCTGGAGGTCTAGATGCCCGCTCCGCGCCCCTACACCCTGGTCGCCGAACTGAGCTACCGCTGCCCGCTCAGGTGTCTGTACTGTTCCAACCCGCTCGAGTTCCACGCCATGCAGGACGAACTCAGCACCGAGCAGTGGTGCCAGACCTTCAGCGATGCGGCCGACCTGGGCGTTGTCCAGGTCCATCTGTCGGGCGGTGAGCCGCTGGTCCGCAAGGATATCCCGGCCCTGATTCGACACGCCCGGGCGTGCGACCTGTACACCAACCTGATCACCGGCGGGACGCTGCTCAGCGAGGCCAAGCTCACAGAATTTCGTGACTGCGGTCTGGACCACGTTCAGCTCAGCCTACAGGACACCGAGCGCGACGCGGCCGATCTGGTGGCCGGCCTTAAGTCCTACGATAAGAAGCTCGAGGTCGCCCGGCTGATTAAACGCCTCGGCTATCCGCTGACGATCAATGTCGTTCTGCACCGTCTGAACATCGAGCACGTGCCCGAACTGATCGACCAGGCCGCCGAACTCGGCGCCCAGCGGATCGAGCTGGCCAACACCCAGTACTACGCCTGGGCGTTCGAGAACCGCCGGGCTCTGCTGCCGCCCCGTGACCGCTACGAACACGCCGAGGCCATCGCCCGGGAAGCGCGGAAAAAGTACGAAGGCACGATGGAGATTGCCTTTGTCAAAATCGACTATTACGAAGACGCGCCCAAGGCCTGCTCGGGCGGCTGGGCGCGCAGCTATATGTGCATCACGCCGACCGGCGAAGTCCTGCCCTGCCACGCCGCCCACGCGATTGAGCAGCTGCGCTTTGAGAGCGTCAAAACCCGGCCGCTGCCCGAAATCTGGCGCGACTCGCCGGGGCTGAACGCCTTTCGCGGTTACGACTGGATGCAGGAGCCGTGCCGCAGCTGTCCGCATAAGGAGCAGGACTTTGGCGGCTGTCGGTGTCAGGCCTTTCTGCTGACCGGCGACGCTGCGGCAACCGACCCGGTGTGCAAACTCTCCCCCCGGCATGAGGTCGTGCTGCGGGCTGCGGCCGAGCCGGTGGAGGACCAACCGCAGCTGGTCTACCGCGATGTGAAAAACAGCCGGCGTCTGGCGGCTCGTTCATGAGTACCAATTCAAAAGGCGTCCAGTCGTCCGACCCGCCGGGCAAGCCTGGTGGTCGAGCTGGTGGCCCGAAAGGAAAACACAGTGGGTGATGATGACCACCGGAGCAAAAAGAGATCATCACCCACTTTGCTAGGCATGGACTCCGCAGTGCTTGTCATGGGCGGGCTGACCCTGGCCCTGGTCGGCTGGGCCTTTGTCAAAGGACCCGACCTGCCGCTCAAGGGCCTGCNNNNNNNNNNNNNNNNNNNNNNNNNNNNNNNNNNNNNNNNNNNNNNNNNNAACGTCCTGGTTCCCCGCGAACTGCTCGTCAAATGGATGGGCGAGCAGGCCGGGTTTCGCGGCATCCTGATCGCCTGGATGCTCGGCCTACTCATGCCGGGCGGCCCGTATGTGGTGTTTCCGATTGCCGCCGCCCTCCTCAAGCAGGGCGTTGCCGTCGGTCCGCTGCTGGCCTTTATCACGGCTAAGGCGCTGCTCTCGCCGACCCGCCTGTTCAGCTGGGAGGTACCCTTCCTGGGCTGGCCGTTTGTCGCCGCCCGGGCGATTCCGAGCCTGCTGTTTCCGCCGATTATCGGCCTGATCGGCCAGCGCCTGTTTCAGCTGTTCTCCAAGTAGACGCCTCAACTGGAACTCATTTGGGCCTGGAGGACCAACAGGCCGCTGCCGACCTGGACCGCCACCAGCTTCTTGAGCGGAAGCATCACAATATCGCTCTCGGCCTCAATCTGCCCTATCAGCTCTTCGAGCCGAGCCCGAATGTCATCCGCCCGCGTCCGCTCACCCGCGTCCGAGGCCAGCCGATAGACCTGACCCAGATACAGGGCGGGATGCAGATTACGGCATACCAGCACGTCAAACGCCTGGGCCTTTGTGGCCTCCTGGTCGTAGTCCGGGTCTTGGAGCTGTTGTTGCTGGGCGGCCAACCGTTTCGGGGTGCGCCGCACATAATCGGCTACCGAGCGAAACAGGCGATTGGCCGGAACTTTTTCCCCAAGGGCTGAGAAATGGGTCTCAATCAGCCCCAGGGTCTCTTGCGTGCGCCGCATGCCCTCGGCCATCGCCTCGCGCCGCGAGCGCCCGCTCGGAGAGCTGTCAGCCAGAACCGGATCGGTGAAATACGGCAGCTCACATACCAGGCTCAGAGCCTCGGGCACCCGCTCTTGCAGATAGTCGGCCGAACTGGTCCCGGTCAGAATATGCTCGGCCGGATCTCCGCCGAGGTTTGTCTCCATATAGTCGTAACTGTCGCGCAGGCTGAAAAACGGATACACGGCCTGGGCCCAGGGCTGGATATACGGCACTTCGGCTTCGCCCTGGTGGAGTTCCAGCCCTTGGGCGGCCACCAGCCGGTGCAGCTGCCCGAACAGGGCCGGCACACGCCGCGAGGCGTAGAAATACACCCCGCAGAAACTGGCGTTATGCAGGGAGTAACAAAAGCCGGGACGGTAGTCCTCCATCAGCCGCATCAGGACCCGGGTCTCGGCCGACGGCGCAGAAAAGTGCAGGGTCTTATAGTCAATCGGAAAGCTCCACTCGACCTGTTCGGCCGAGGTCGGGCGGTAATAGTTCAGCGCATAGCGGAGCGGCGAGAAGCCGCCTTTCAGCCAGCCGGCGTTGAGCGCCAGTCCATCCGGGTCAATCACCTTAACGATCAGCAAGGTCGTATCGAGCTGCCGGAGCATATCGCGGCGCTGGCACAGGGCTCGACTCAAAAAATCGAGGCTGAGCGTGCCGATCGGCTCGTTGGGATGCGGCACGCCGAACAACAGCGCCGTCCGCGAGCCGTGGCCAACGGTCAGCAGCTCAATCGGTCGGCCATCCGTGGACGTACCGATGCGGCGCAGCCGGGCCAGGTCTGGAAATTCTTCAACCAGTTGCACCGAACTGTGGTGCAGCTCGTCAGGCGACAAAAACTCCTGGTAGTCGGGAATGGCGTGTAAAATCTCGACGATATCCATTGAGAATCCTGTGAGAGTCCTGCCCTCCACACACATGCCCCAAGCCGTCCGGCGGGTCAATGCACGGCCTGGCGTTCTTGACACGCCGGAGCGAGTCGTGTTTGTCTGCTGCGCCTATGGAGAAAAGAGAGCTGTCTCTCATCCCCTCAAAGAACGGCATTCCGATAAGATTGACGGCGGAACGCTGGGCTCATATCACCGAGGAACACGCAGAGCTTTCAGGGCGACGGGCAGACCTTCTTCAGACTCTCGTGGAACCGCAACGCATCCTTCTGGGACAAAGAGGGGAACTCCTGGCACTGAGAGAGTGGGAGTCGAGGAAATGGCTGGTTGTCGTTTATCGTGAATTCAGCGATGATGGATTTGTGATCACCGCCTTCTTCACACGCAGGCTGCGCGCGCTCGAAAAAAGGATACGAGTATGGCCATAGCAGACGTCCAGGAATACCTCAAACTTCTCCCGGTTGTGAAACGCGCCCCCCAGGGCTCCCTGTGGTCATCATACGATGCAGAGGCCGATGTTTTGTACATCAATTTCAAGAAACCGAGTCAGGCCACAGACAGCGAACTGACGGAGGACGATGTGATTATTCGCTATGAAGGGGACGCAGTCGTCGGAATGACCATCCTCCACGCGAGCCAACGCTAGCAAAACGAACCGCGTTTCAGGAAAGCTCCCCGCCTCAATGAGCACGACCGACTCCTCCACAGCCGTCCCGGCTGACCGCACTCCGGCCGATACCAACTTTGTCCGTTTTCTGAAAACCCTGGGTCCGGGCCTGCTGTTCGCCAGCACCGCCATCGGCGTCTCGCACCTCGTCCAGTCGACCCGGGCCGGGGCCGGCTACGGCTACGCCCTGCTGTGGGCAATCGTCATCGCCAATCTGCTCAAATACCCGGCCTTTGAGGCTGCCCCGCGCTATACCAACGCCACCGGCGAGAGTCTGATCGACGGCTACCTGCGCCTCGGCAAGTGGATGCTGTACGTCTACCTGCTGATTACCATTGCCCCGCTGTTCATCATCAACGCGGCGATCGGCTTCACCACCGCCGGGCTGCTGAACAATCTTCTGGGTCTGGACCTGTCGGCCGCAACGACCGCCCTGTTTCTGCTGGCCGTGTGTGTCGGGGTGCTGCTGGTCGGAGAGTACAGCCTGCTCGATAAGCTCATCAAGATCATCTGTGTGGTCCTGTTTGTCTCCACCATCGTCGCCTTCAGCCTGACCCTGGCGCGTGGTCCGGTGGCCACAGTTCCGTTCTATGCGGCCGACATCTGGACCGCCTCGGGTTTTGCGTTTTTGATCGCCCTGATGGGCTGGATGCCGGCCCCGGTCGATCTGTCGGCCTGGAACAGCCTGTGGACTCTGGAGCGCATCAAGCAGACCGCGTACCGGCCACGCATGAACGAAAGTCTGCTCGACTTCAAGCTCGGCTATCTCATGACCGCCTTTCTGGCCGTATGTTTCATGACCCTGGGCGCGTTCATCATGTACGGCTCGGGCCAGTCCTTCTCCAACCAGAGCGGCACCCAATTCACCAACCAGGTCGTGCAGCTGTACACCGCCACGCTGGGCGACTGGAGCTATATCATCATTGCCGCCTCAGCCTTCTCGGTCATGTTCAGCACCAGCCTGGTCGTGCTCGACGGCTACGCCCGGGCCATGGAGCGGACCTGCGCGCTGCTGTTCTCAAACGGCCAACACAGCCGGCGGATGTACAACCTGTGGGTCATCATCAGCGCCGTCGGCGCCTACTGGATGATCGCCCAGTTTCTGACCAGCTTCACCACCCTGGTCGATCTGGCGACCATCATCTCGTTTCTGGTCGCCCCGATTCTGGCCGCAGCCAACTACAAGCTGGTGTGCGGCACGTATATGCCCCAAGACGCCCGACCGCCGGACTGGCTGCGGCTGCTGGGCATTATCGGGATCGTCTTTCTGAGCGTGTTCAGCCTGATCTATGCCGGCCTGCGGCTGCTGGCGTGATTGACTGAGCCCTAATCGTCCCCGTCAATCTCAAATTGGCGGCACAGCAAGTCTCGATTCAATTCGATACTGCCTGAATCCTCATCGTGGCTGAGGATCTGATAGCCGTCTATGTTAAGGATCTTTTGGAGAACGGCGATAAGAGCGTTCAACCGTGCTGCCGGCGTCTTGACCGCGCGGGCAAACGCGGCCAAAGACAGTTTGCCTTCAGCTTGGTCTAGCGCCTCAAGAAGGACAGCCAGATGCTTGTCCACAGCCTCGGCTTGGCCAACAAGCTTCTTTTGCTTGGCAAAGACCGGTGAGTTCAGCAAGGCATGAATCCAGTCTGAGCTGACACCTTGCTGGGTCTGGGCAAAGTCAAATAGAGGTAGCCCTGACGGTTCTTGCGGCTCCGTCAGTTCTTGAGCAGACATGCTCGTGTCCTGAGTAGCGAGCGGCGGCGGCGTCTCTTGCCACCAGACCGGC
The genomic region above belongs to Desulfurellaceae bacterium and contains:
- a CDS encoding Nramp family divalent metal transporter, yielding MSTTDSSTAVPADRTPADTNFVRFLKTLGPGLLFASTAIGVSHLVQSTRAGAGYGYALLWAIVIANLLKYPAFEAAPRYTNATGESLIDGYLRLGKWMLYVYLLITIAPLFIINAAIGFTTAGLLNNLLGLDLSAATTALFLLAVCVGVLLVGEYSLLDKLIKIICVVLFVSTIVAFSLTLARGPVATVPFYAADIWTASGFAFLIALMGWMPAPVDLSAWNSLWTLERIKQTAYRPRMNESLLDFKLGYLMTAFLAVCFMTLGAFIMYGSGQSFSNQSGTQFTNQVVQLYTATLGDWSYIIIAASAFSVMFSTSLVVLDGYARAMERTCALLFSNGQHSRRMYNLWVIISAVGAYWMIAQFLTSFTTLVDLATIISFLVAPILAAANYKLVCGTYMPQDARPPDWLRLLGIIGIVFLSVFSLIYAGLRLLA
- a CDS encoding DUF2283 domain-containing protein, with amino-acid sequence MAIADVQEYLKLLPVVKRAPQGSLWSSYDAEADVLYINFKKPSQATDSELTEDDVIIRYEGDAVVGMTILHASQR
- the pqqE gene encoding pyrroloquinoline quinone biosynthesis protein PqqE, with the translated sequence MPAPRPYTLVAELSYRCPLRCLYCSNPLEFHAMQDELSTEQWCQTFSDAADLGVVQVHLSGGEPLVRKDIPALIRHARACDLYTNLITGGTLLSEAKLTEFRDCGLDHVQLSLQDTERDAADLVAGLKSYDKKLEVARLIKRLGYPLTINVVLHRLNIEHVPELIDQAAELGAQRIELANTQYYAWAFENRRALLPPRDRYEHAEAIAREARKKYEGTMEIAFVKIDYYEDAPKACSGGWARSYMCITPTGEVLPCHAAHAIEQLRFESVKTRPLPEIWRDSPGLNAFRGYDWMQEPCRSCPHKEQDFGGCRCQAFLLTGDAAATDPVCKLSPRHEVVLRAAAEPVEDQPQLVYRDVKNSRRLAARS
- the pqqC gene encoding pyrroloquinoline-quinone synthase PqqC; the encoded protein is MSATHMWSREEFVQRLRAVGEAGYHDKHPFHILMHEGRLTKRQLQAWIENRFYYQTIIPKKDAAIMARIEDPAVRRAWIQRILDHDGTTDNPDGGIHKWLVLGEAAGLARQDMVALRYVLPGVRFAVDAYLTYVKDHSLMEAVASSLTELFAPSLMARRLPAFEEHYPWVEQQGLEYFRARLSQAPRDVEFGLEYVIQECHTREQQEQAILALRTKCHILWCLLDAVHFAYVSPGLLPPLWGE
- the pqqD gene encoding pyrroloquinoline quinone biosynthesis peptide chaperone PqqD codes for the protein MSESQETWRPRLAAKARLRWDKIEQQHMLMFPEAALKLNATAAEVLKLCDGERTVAQIVDALLDKFPTAERQVVEDNVTQLLTRIRSRGLLEV
- a CDS encoding permease; its protein translation is NVLVPRELLVKWMGEQAGFRGILIAWMLGLLMPGGPYVVFPIAAALLKQGVAVGPLLAFITAKALLSPTRLFSWEVPFLGWPFVAARAIPSLLFPPIIGLIGQRLFQLFSK